Proteins encoded within one genomic window of Episyrphus balteatus chromosome 1, idEpiBalt1.1, whole genome shotgun sequence:
- the LOC129921562 gene encoding leucine-rich repeat neuronal protein 1 encodes MIRLYLLTILFIISVSVNFAEEDVLLASLCHPTEYRSRNTCDCSSENESPWGVPAVKIDCSFKNLKSKDFPGDVLPLYSNTLDISWNTLEYVPSFESDSLKILNAMHNNILELVENNFQHLTMLQELYVSWNAIQTISSNAFEDLKYLQVLDLSHNNVKQIGFNVFGFLPSLNKLDMSWNRQLNNSSDLQAADFYLQFGVCLKLATLKLDKCGLKEINLPEKALLTSLSLRDNELERIPSVLPLTLKELDFSGNPLSSLSESHTKKLTGLEILFFEDMPSLTTVEMNSLTHLTKLRALSFQNCRHLSSFHEFAFGEQPTNRSLEVLSFRGSALRSFNETLLPVFQQLKEIDLNGMPLKCDCDMVWIKELKVDTNGRCITPSRLRGVKLTKVQKKDFSCDRWPKWVYACLILLTLILCTAGISLVVIGLRPKSNRVSMRRKIGSNSPYARVTIEPNRQDNSYY; translated from the coding sequence ATGATTCGGTTATATCTTTTAACCATTTTATTTATCATCTCGGTTTCGGTGAATTTCGCCGAAGAAGATGTTCTTTTGGCAAGTTTGTGTCATCCAACCGAATATCGTTCGCGAAACACTTGTGACTGTAGTAGCGAAAATGAATCACCATGGGGTGTTCCAGCTGTCAAAATCGACTGCAGCTTCAAGAACTTGAAATCTAAAGATTTTCCTGGCGATGTTCTCCCTCTGTATTCCAATACACTCGATATATCTTGGAATACATTAGAATATGTGCCAAGTTTTGAAAGTGATAGTCTTAAAATTCTAAATGCTATGCATAATAATATTTTGGAATTAGTGGAGAATAACTTTCAACATTTAACAATGTTGCAGGAACTTTATGTTAGTTGGAATGCCATACAAACAATTTCATCAAATGCATTTGaagatttaaaatatcttcaagtCTTGGATTTGTCACATAATAATGTCAAACAAATTGGATTTAATGTATTTGGTTTTCTTCCTTCTTTAAATAAACTGGATATGTCATGGAATCGACAGTTGAACAACTCAAGTGATCTTCAGGCGGctgatttttatttacaatttggAGTTTGTTTGAAACTGGCAACTTTAAAATTAGATAAATGTGGCTTGAAGGAAATCAATTTGCCCGAAAAAGCTTTACTAACATCATTAAGCTTGAGGGATAATGAACTCGAGAGGATACCATCTGTTTTGCCATTGACTTTGAAAGAATTGGACTTTAGTGGAAATCCTTTGTCAAGTCTATCAGAAAGTCATACGAAAAAACTAACAGGATTGGAGATTCTTTTCTTCGAAGACATGCCATCACTTACAACAGTTGAAATGAATTCTTTGACACATTTAACAAAGTTAAGAGCTTTAAGTTTCCAAAACTGCAGACATCTTTCATCATTCCATGAATTTGCCTTCGGAGAGCAACCAACCAATCGAAGTTTGGAAGTCTTGAGTTTCCGTGGATCTGCTTTGCGTTCATTCAACGAAACACTTCTTCCAGTATTTCAGCAATTAAAAGAAATCGATCTCAATGGAATGCCATTGAAATGTGATTGTGACATGGTTTGGATAAAAGAGCTGAAAGTCGATACCAATGGACGATGTATCACTCCATCTAGATTGCGTGGTGTCAAATTGACCAAAGTGCAAAAGAAAGACTTTTCATGTGACCGCTGGCCAAAATGGGTTTACGCTTGTTTGATTCTTCTAACACTCATTCTTTGTACAGCTGGAATAAGTTTGGTTGTTATTGGACTTCGTCCGAAATCGAATAGGGTTTCGATGAGGAGGAAAATTGGATCAAATAGTCCTTATGCAAGAGTTACAATCGAGCCAAATCGACAGGACAACAGTTATTATTAG